A window from Micromonospora terminaliae encodes these proteins:
- a CDS encoding PIG-L deacetylase family protein: MGQPEPLTPLAEDWQRALAVVAHPDDLEFGAAAAVSRWTGQGKQVVYCLLTSGEAGIDAMPPERSRVLREEEQRASAAVVGVDTVEFLGLPDGLLEYGVALRREIAAVVRRHRPDIVLTNNFRDTWDGAYALNQADHIACGRATLDAVRDAGNRWIFPEQLTDGVQPWSRVREVWAAASPQARHGVDVTASFDRGVASLRAHGAYLSGLGDGGFDAEEFLEGLARPAGARLGVRYGAAFEVFRIDLA, from the coding sequence GTGGGGCAGCCGGAGCCGTTGACGCCGCTGGCCGAGGACTGGCAGCGGGCGCTCGCCGTGGTGGCCCACCCGGACGACCTGGAGTTCGGCGCGGCCGCCGCGGTGTCCCGCTGGACCGGGCAGGGCAAGCAGGTCGTCTACTGCCTGCTCACCAGCGGCGAGGCGGGCATCGACGCGATGCCGCCGGAGCGCAGCCGGGTGCTGCGGGAGGAGGAGCAGCGGGCCTCCGCCGCCGTGGTCGGGGTGGACACCGTGGAGTTCCTCGGCCTCCCCGACGGGCTGCTGGAGTACGGCGTGGCGCTGCGCCGCGAGATCGCCGCGGTGGTGCGCCGGCACCGCCCGGACATCGTGCTCACGAACAACTTCCGGGACACCTGGGACGGGGCGTACGCGCTCAACCAGGCCGACCACATCGCCTGCGGCCGGGCCACGCTGGACGCGGTCCGCGACGCCGGCAACCGGTGGATCTTCCCTGAGCAGCTCACCGACGGGGTGCAGCCGTGGTCCCGGGTCCGCGAGGTGTGGGCGGCCGCCTCCCCGCAGGCCCGGCACGGGGTGGACGTGACGGCCAGCTTCGACCGCGGGGTGGCGTCGCTGCGGGCGCACGGGGCGTACCTGAGCGGGCTCGGCGACGGCGGCTTCGATGCCGAGGAGTTCCTCGAGGGGCTGGCCCGCCCGGCCGGCGCCCGGCTGGGCGTCCGGTACGGGGCCGCCTTCGAGGTGTTCCGGATCGACCTCGCGTAG
- a CDS encoding cupin domain-containing protein — protein MTHLDPPGGHGRPAVPSSAADALARCVAVEPAKFAADHWGRSPLLSRAAELPNPAGFTDLLSPADADELLSRRGLRTPFLRVAQDGQLVPAARFTGGGGAGAEIGDQVLDEKVLSLYADGATLVLQGLHRIWPALVDFARDLGTALAQPLQVNAYLTPAGNQGFATHYDTHDVFVLQVDGRKHWRIHPPVLPDPLEKQPWGGRADEVSAVAEGRPALDVVLEPGDALYLPRGWLHSAQAQERSSLHLTVGIRALTRYALVEELLGLAAEDARLRAGLPFGVDVADPDAIEPELTETVEALRDWLLRADPAAVAARLRARAWPAARPAPIRPLAQAAALATLDADSRVAPRAGLRWQLTPTGDGTVALRLFDRTITLPGTCEPALRALLAGEVTRVGDLPGLDDDADRLVLTRRLLKEAVLTPA, from the coding sequence GTGACGCACCTCGACCCGCCGGGCGGCCACGGCCGCCCGGCGGTTCCGTCTTCCGCGGCCGACGCCCTGGCGCGCTGTGTGGCGGTCGAGCCCGCCAAGTTCGCCGCCGACCACTGGGGGCGCAGCCCGCTGCTGTCCCGGGCGGCCGAGCTGCCCAACCCGGCGGGCTTCACCGACCTGCTCAGCCCCGCCGACGCCGACGAGCTGCTGAGCCGGCGCGGCCTGCGTACCCCGTTCCTGCGGGTCGCCCAGGACGGCCAGCTCGTGCCCGCGGCGCGTTTCACCGGCGGCGGCGGGGCGGGCGCCGAGATCGGCGACCAGGTCCTCGACGAGAAGGTCCTGTCCCTGTACGCCGACGGCGCCACCCTGGTCCTCCAGGGCCTGCACCGCATCTGGCCGGCGCTTGTCGACTTCGCCCGCGACCTGGGCACCGCGCTGGCCCAGCCGCTGCAGGTGAACGCCTACCTGACCCCGGCCGGCAACCAGGGCTTCGCCACCCACTACGACACCCACGACGTGTTCGTGCTCCAGGTGGACGGCCGCAAGCACTGGCGGATCCACCCGCCGGTGCTGCCCGACCCGCTGGAGAAGCAGCCCTGGGGCGGCCGGGCCGACGAGGTCTCCGCCGTGGCCGAGGGCCGGCCCGCGCTGGACGTGGTGCTCGAACCCGGCGACGCGCTGTACCTGCCGCGCGGCTGGCTGCACAGCGCGCAGGCGCAGGAGCGCAGCTCGCTGCACCTGACCGTCGGCATCCGCGCGCTGACCCGGTACGCCCTGGTCGAGGAGCTGCTGGGGCTCGCCGCCGAGGACGCCCGGCTGCGCGCCGGGCTGCCGTTCGGCGTCGACGTGGCCGACCCGGACGCCATCGAGCCGGAGCTGACCGAGACGGTCGAGGCGCTGCGCGACTGGCTCCTGCGGGCCGACCCCGCGGCGGTGGCCGCGCGGCTGCGCGCCCGGGCCTGGCCGGCCGCCCGCCCGGCGCCGATCCGGCCCCTCGCCCAGGCCGCCGCCCTGGCCACCCTGGACGCGGACAGCCGCGTCGCGCCCCGCGCCGGGCTGCGCTGGCAGCTCACCCCGACCGGCGACGGCACGGTGGCGCTGCGCCTGTTCGACCGCACCATCACCCTGCCCGGCACCTGCGAGCCGGCGCTGCGCGCGCTGCTGGCCGGCGAGGTGACCCGGGTCGGCGACCTGCCCGGCCTGGACGACGACGCCGACCGCCTGGTCCTGACCCGCCGCCTCCTGAAGGAAGCCGTCCTGACCCCGGCCTGA